A section of the Osmia lignaria lignaria isolate PbOS001 chromosome 3, iyOsmLign1, whole genome shotgun sequence genome encodes:
- the LOC117605457 gene encoding tubulin polyglutamylase complex subunit 2: protein MSFYVDIVTEDSFYENLTLGVVKILESLAYIKNVRIDRRNGCESTTITNWEQRHCCVLPEDVKNFYVSIDGFLLQWNLEIAGEEFPIGRMEIGSFSSLKRYTNNTGKREESSSSISVDSDKLEAEAISDNTSDVDSILVLLQGNGAHNCKMFEIAQCFPESSKAKVYLVYRMKQEQEAPSVWLHREEANRWYHLADSFTVYFRMMLVHLGLPLWQSCVSGVSLPTWVEQVYFLVAPHLLPSVVEPTETISTSIWNMGPTNVIDPTIFKAKEGKQKCSRKK from the exons ATGTCTTTTTACGTGGATATCGTTACAGAAGATTCTTTCTATGAAAACCTCACGTTGGGCGTGGTAAAGATTCTGGAAAGTCTGGCGTATATAAAAAATGTACGGATCGACAGAAGAAACGGATGTGAAAGCACGACTATCACCAACTGGGAGCAACGACATTGTTGTGTCCTCCCAGAGGATGTTAAGAACTTTTACGTCTCGATCGACGGCTTCTTGCTTCAGTGGAACCTCGAGATAGCAG GCGAAGAATTTCCCATAGGACGCATGGAGATCGGTTCGTTCTCTTCTCTGAAACGATACACGAACAACACCGGCAAACGAGAGGAATCTTCCTCCTCCATTTCCGTCGATTCTGACAAGTTAGAAGCAGAGGCCATTTCCGATAACACGTCTGACGTCGATAGCATCCTTGTCCTCCTCCAAGGAAATGGTGCACATAATTGCAAGATGTTTGAAATCGCGCAATGTTTCCCAGAAAGCAGCAAGGCCAAGGTCTATTTAGTCTACCGGATGAAACAGGAACAAGAAGCGCCCAGCGTATGGTTGCACAGAGAAGAAGCGAATAGGTGGTACCATTTGGCTGACAGTTTCACCGTGTATTTTCGCATGATGCTTGTTCATCTTGGCTTGCCGTTGTGGCAAAGCTGTGTGTCAGGCGTGTCTCTGCCAACGTGGGTCGAACAGGTGTACTTTCTTGTCGCTCCTCATTTACTACCATCCGTCGTCGAACCCACGGAAACAATTTCCACCTCCATATGGAACATGGGACCCACCAACGTTATCGATCCGACGATTTTCAAGGCGAAGGAGGGTAAACAGAAATGCTCCAGAAAGAAATAA